Proteins encoded by one window of Superficieibacter sp. HKU1:
- a CDS encoding DUF4311 domain-containing protein: MFLIILIKSLIIGGLVGVGVGAGAARMFHAPTTQGMGAFRTLGELNSCEGDPASHFSFGLGFFFNAWASSVAAGSFTQDVDHRIIPNWGAAALMIKNRNVGETLHDPKKMAIACGIIGTIVVTFLNLTASSVPEFLQVTAVKVLVPAANLLVNTVMPVIFWLAAIDAGKKSGFWATIFGGAAQLIMGNAVPGLVLGILIGKGVEESGWNRVTKVMMAAIVALFVLSAFFRGFDMKMIESFHLTVPNWLDLIHNSLSGK; this comes from the coding sequence ATGTTCCTGATAATTTTAATAAAATCGCTCATCATCGGCGGCCTGGTTGGCGTCGGTGTGGGAGCCGGGGCTGCACGCATGTTTCATGCACCCACCACGCAGGGGATGGGGGCATTTCGTACGTTGGGCGAGCTGAACTCCTGTGAAGGCGATCCGGCGTCGCACTTCTCTTTTGGTCTGGGCTTTTTCTTTAACGCCTGGGCATCGTCGGTTGCGGCAGGGTCGTTCACCCAGGATGTCGATCACCGCATTATCCCGAACTGGGGCGCGGCGGCGCTGATGATCAAAAACCGCAACGTCGGCGAGACGCTGCACGATCCGAAAAAAATGGCTATCGCCTGCGGCATTATCGGCACCATCGTCGTGACCTTCCTCAACCTCACCGCGTCCTCGGTGCCGGAATTCCTACAGGTCACCGCCGTTAAGGTACTGGTACCGGCCGCTAACCTGCTGGTGAACACCGTCATGCCGGTGATCTTCTGGCTGGCGGCCATCGACGCGGGCAAAAAATCGGGCTTCTGGGCGACGATTTTCGGTGGTGCAGCGCAGCTGATCATGGGCAACGCCGTTCCGGGCCTGGTGCTGGGGATCCTGATTGGTAAAGGCGTGGAAGAGAGCGGCTGGAACCGCGTTACCAAAGTAATGATGGCCGCTATCGTCGCGCTGTTTGTACTGAGCGCCTTCTTCCGCGGCTTCGACATGAAAATGATCGAATCCTTCCATCTGACCGTGCCGAACTGGCTCGATCTGATCCACAACTCGCTCAGCGGTAAATAA
- a CDS encoding DgaE family pyridoxal phosphate-dependent ammonia lyase, translating to MPSIYEKYGLKQVINTSGRMTALGVSTPRPEVVQAAMDGMNHYFEMKDLVNKTGDYIAQLLEVEGATVVSCASAGIAQSVAAVLVKDSDWLLENLHVTPVENNEIVLPKGHNVNFGAPVGTMVALGGGKIVEAGYANECSADQLAAAITPRTAAILYIKSHHCVQKSMLSVEQAAVVARKHDLPLIVDAAAEEDLHAYYRSGADLVIYSGAKAIEGPTSGLVIGKTQYVEWVKRQTAGIGRAMKVGKEGILGLTCAIEHYLTADKESGAEMVDKMSPFIDALNTLNGITARVVWDSAGRDIARAEIKFDEAVTGVATGDLVAALKQGEYAIYFRGYKANEGIIEADVRSVNAAQLEIVARRIAEVVNQEKTA from the coding sequence ATGCCTTCAATTTATGAGAAGTACGGTTTAAAACAGGTAATTAACACCTCCGGACGTATGACGGCGCTTGGCGTCTCCACCCCGCGTCCGGAAGTGGTGCAGGCCGCGATGGACGGCATGAATCACTACTTTGAGATGAAAGATCTGGTCAACAAAACCGGCGACTACATTGCGCAACTGCTGGAAGTGGAAGGCGCGACAGTGGTCTCCTGCGCCTCCGCGGGCATCGCGCAATCCGTGGCCGCCGTGCTGGTGAAAGACAGCGACTGGCTGCTGGAAAACCTGCACGTCACCCCCGTTGAGAACAACGAAATCGTGCTGCCGAAAGGCCACAACGTCAACTTCGGCGCGCCGGTCGGCACCATGGTGGCGCTGGGCGGCGGCAAAATCGTCGAAGCGGGCTATGCCAACGAATGCTCCGCCGATCAGCTGGCGGCGGCCATCACTCCGCGCACCGCCGCCATTCTGTATATTAAATCGCATCACTGCGTGCAAAAAAGCATGCTCAGCGTAGAGCAGGCGGCGGTCGTCGCCCGTAAGCACGACCTGCCGCTGATCGTCGATGCGGCGGCGGAAGAAGATCTGCACGCCTATTACCGTTCTGGCGCGGACCTGGTGATCTACAGCGGCGCGAAAGCGATTGAAGGGCCAACCAGCGGACTGGTGATCGGCAAGACCCAGTACGTTGAATGGGTGAAGCGCCAGACGGCGGGCATTGGCCGCGCGATGAAGGTGGGTAAAGAGGGCATTCTCGGCCTGACCTGCGCGATTGAGCACTATCTCACCGCCGATAAAGAAAGCGGGGCGGAGATGGTCGACAAAATGTCGCCATTTATTGATGCGCTGAATACACTCAACGGTATAACCGCCCGCGTGGTGTGGGACAGCGCCGGGCGCGATATCGCCCGCGCCGAGATCAAATTTGACGAGGCGGTGACCGGTGTGGCAACGGGCGATCTGGTCGCGGCGCTAAAGCAGGGCGAGTACGCCATTTATTTCCGCGGCTATAAAGCCAATGAAGGGATCATTGAAGCCGATGTGCGCAGCGTGAACGCTGCCCAGCTGGAGATTGTGGCGCGCCGTATCGCCGAAGTAGTTAATCAGGAGAAAACCGCATGA
- a CDS encoding DUF4312 family protein: MKEQFTTTVRVKGKGEAKSRAFADALNHVQAAVMKSSPHILLRIEPQDVQVVHAHETVRKEAFLFFFLRRERRTYSVELDVTVNVTAIDLDKVDFVTQR, translated from the coding sequence ATGAAAGAACAATTCACCACCACGGTGAGAGTGAAGGGCAAAGGTGAGGCCAAATCGCGTGCCTTTGCCGATGCCCTGAACCACGTTCAGGCGGCAGTGATGAAGTCCTCGCCGCATATTTTACTGCGTATTGAGCCACAGGATGTGCAGGTCGTTCATGCGCATGAAACGGTGCGTAAAGAAGCCTTTCTGTTCTTCTTTTTGCGCCGCGAAAGACGCACGTACAGCGTGGAGCTGGACGTCACCGTCAACGTGACCGCCATCGATCTTGATAAGGTCGATTTCGTCACGCAACGCTGA
- a CDS encoding amidohydrolase/deacetylase family metallohydrolase has translation MFDLLLRRARLVDDTVTDIALQDGKIAALGEINGPASADIDLQGEYYVSAGWIDSHVHCYPNSPIYHDEPDSIGIATGVTTVVDAGSTGADDIDEFYAITRQATTEVYALLNISRVGLIAQNELANMANIDRDAVREAVKRYPDFIVGLKARMSSSVVGDNGIAPLEQAKAMQKENGDVPLMVHIGNNPPDLDDIAERLTHGDIITHCYNGKPNRILTPAGELRASVTRALQRGVRLDVGHGTASLSFAVAQKAISMGILPHTISSDIYCRNRINGPVHSLANVMSKFLAIGMSLPQVIECVTASAAEGLRLKNKGRLAVGFDADLTIFTLKRQSTLLVDAENDSLQADKLLVPLAAVRAGTIYPTEQGSAEDAFNL, from the coding sequence ATGTTTGATTTACTCCTGCGCCGCGCGCGTCTGGTCGATGATACCGTCACCGATATCGCTCTGCAGGACGGAAAAATTGCGGCGCTGGGCGAGATTAATGGCCCGGCATCCGCCGACATCGATCTTCAGGGCGAATATTACGTTAGCGCAGGCTGGATTGATTCCCACGTCCACTGTTACCCCAACTCCCCGATTTATCACGATGAACCGGACAGCATCGGCATCGCCACCGGCGTCACCACCGTGGTCGATGCGGGCAGCACCGGCGCGGATGATATCGATGAATTTTATGCCATTACCCGCCAGGCAACCACTGAGGTATACGCGCTGCTGAATATCTCCCGCGTCGGGCTGATCGCGCAGAACGAACTGGCGAATATGGCCAATATCGACCGCGACGCCGTACGCGAGGCGGTTAAACGCTACCCGGATTTTATCGTCGGCCTGAAGGCACGGATGAGCAGCAGCGTGGTTGGCGACAACGGTATCGCGCCGCTTGAGCAGGCCAAAGCGATGCAAAAAGAGAACGGCGATGTCCCGCTGATGGTACACATCGGCAACAATCCGCCGGATCTCGACGATATCGCCGAACGCCTGACCCACGGCGACATCATCACCCACTGCTATAACGGCAAGCCCAACCGCATTCTTACTCCCGCGGGCGAACTGCGGGCGTCCGTCACGCGTGCCCTTCAGCGCGGCGTGCGGCTGGATGTGGGGCACGGCACCGCCAGCCTCAGCTTTGCCGTGGCGCAGAAGGCCATCAGTATGGGCATTCTGCCGCACACCATCAGCTCGGATATCTACTGCCGCAACCGCATCAACGGGCCGGTGCATTCGCTGGCGAACGTGATGTCGAAATTTCTCGCCATCGGCATGTCGCTGCCGCAGGTGATCGAATGCGTGACCGCCAGTGCGGCAGAAGGGCTGCGGCTGAAAAACAAAGGGCGGCTGGCCGTTGGCTTCGATGCCGATCTCACCATTTTTACCCTGAAACGCCAGTCCACGCTGCTGGTGGATGCAGAGAACGACAGCTTACAGGCTGACAAATTACTGGTCCCGCTCGCCGCCGTGCGCGCGGGCACGATTTATCCGACCGAACAAGGGAGTGCGGAAGATGCCTTCAATTTATGA
- a CDS encoding DUF4310 family protein, with product MEQNKGFWYADWSFPFFVGLLSSGVFAGTHMYYLYGIGAFNEVAFVSMLRAGIDTGAYGAVAAFGASFLFARIIEGSLVGILDIGGAIQTGVGLGVPALLLGAGIMFPVTNFIASLITGLVIGLAIGYLIILARKFTINQSDSTYGADVMMGAGNASGRFLGPLIILSAMAASIPIGIGSLVGALLFYIWQKPITGGAILGAMILGSIFPVAIS from the coding sequence ATGGAACAGAATAAAGGGTTTTGGTATGCCGACTGGTCGTTCCCGTTCTTCGTTGGCCTGCTCTCGTCCGGCGTGTTTGCCGGGACGCACATGTACTACCTCTACGGCATCGGCGCGTTTAACGAAGTGGCGTTTGTCTCGATGCTGCGTGCGGGGATTGATACCGGCGCGTACGGCGCGGTAGCGGCCTTCGGTGCCAGCTTCCTCTTTGCCCGTATTATCGAAGGCTCGCTGGTGGGGATCCTCGATATCGGCGGCGCGATCCAGACCGGCGTGGGCCTTGGCGTGCCGGCGCTGCTGCTGGGAGCAGGCATTATGTTCCCGGTGACTAACTTTATCGCCTCGCTGATCACCGGGCTGGTGATTGGTCTGGCGATTGGCTACCTGATCATTCTGGCGCGTAAGTTCACCATCAACCAGAGCGATTCCACCTACGGCGCGGACGTGATGATGGGCGCGGGCAACGCGTCTGGTCGTTTCCTGGGGCCACTGATTATCCTCAGCGCGATGGCGGCGTCGATTCCTATCGGTATCGGCTCGCTGGTGGGGGCACTGCTGTTCTATATCTGGCAGAAGCCGATCACCGGCGGCGCGATCCTCGGCGCGATGATCTTAGGCTCGATTTTCCCGGTCGCCATCAGTTAA